One genomic segment of Stenotrophomonas sp. 704A1 includes these proteins:
- the nagZ gene encoding beta-N-acetylhexosaminidase encodes MLLIGVAGTELTAQERDWLQHDAVAGVVLFKRNFASRQQVTELSAAIRAAAPRPQLICVDQEGGRVQRFREGFSELPPLQDIGAQYAADPQQALALAEQHAWLMASEVRASGVDLSFAPVVDLGRGNRAIGNRAFSEDPQVVAAFTAAYVRGMHAVGMAATLKHFPGHGTVLEDTHVDTAIDPRALDELRAQDLVPFAAGIAAGADAVMMAHVVYPQIAPEPAGYSPRWIQDILRGELGFRGVVFSDDIGMAASHSAGGVPARVHAHLDAGCDVVLVCHPELVDEALHAVQGRSLNTAALLGLLGRGALGWDGLLADARHGDTRSRLLETLGRTV; translated from the coding sequence ATGCTGCTGATCGGCGTCGCCGGCACTGAACTGACCGCCCAGGAACGCGACTGGCTGCAGCACGATGCCGTGGCCGGGGTGGTGCTGTTCAAGCGCAACTTCGCCTCGCGCCAGCAGGTCACCGAACTGAGCGCGGCGATCCGAGCCGCCGCGCCGCGCCCGCAGTTGATCTGCGTGGACCAGGAAGGCGGCCGCGTGCAGCGTTTCCGCGAGGGCTTCAGCGAACTGCCGCCGCTGCAGGACATCGGTGCGCAGTACGCCGCCGACCCGCAGCAGGCGCTGGCGCTGGCCGAACAGCACGCCTGGCTGATGGCCAGCGAAGTGCGCGCCAGTGGCGTCGACCTGAGCTTTGCGCCGGTGGTCGACCTCGGCCGCGGCAACCGCGCCATCGGCAACCGCGCTTTCAGCGAAGACCCGCAGGTGGTGGCCGCGTTCACCGCCGCCTACGTGCGTGGCATGCATGCCGTCGGCATGGCCGCCACGCTCAAGCATTTCCCTGGCCATGGCACCGTGCTGGAAGACACCCATGTCGATACCGCGATCGATCCGCGTGCGCTGGACGAGCTGCGTGCGCAGGACCTGGTTCCGTTCGCGGCCGGCATTGCCGCCGGTGCCGATGCGGTGATGATGGCGCACGTGGTCTATCCGCAGATCGCGCCGGAACCGGCCGGCTACTCGCCGCGCTGGATCCAGGACATCCTGCGCGGCGAGCTGGGCTTCCGTGGCGTGGTGTTCTCCGATGACATCGGCATGGCGGCCTCGCACAGCGCCGGCGGCGTGCCCGCGCGCGTGCATGCGCACCTGGACGCCGGCTGTGATGTGGTGCTGGTCTGCCACCCGGAGCTGGTCGATGAAGCCCTGCACGCCGTGCAGGGACGCTCCCTCAATACCGCTGCGCTGCTGGGCCTGCTGGGCCGCGGCGCACTTGGCTGGGACGGCCTGCTGGCCGATGCCCGCCATGGCGACACCCGATCCCGTCTGCTTGAAACCCTTGGAAGAACCGTCTGA
- the rlmD gene encoding 23S rRNA (uracil(1939)-C(5))-methyltransferase RlmD, producing the protein MARSRSRIDRTPFQTEILDLSHDGRGVARREGEGGKVTFISGALPGEVVMAEQTARSRHFDEARTLEVLQASPQRVTPKCPHFGTCAGCVLQHLEEGQQIVAKQRVLMDNLGRIGHVTPGTVLPPLVGDSWGYRRKGRFSVRRVEKKDKTLVGFREQDPRFVADLSQCLTVIPEIGTKVEALSTFIESLDGKRDIPQIEFIAGDQAVVLTVRHLQPLSDADRAAWAAFGQQHGFVIYLQSGGVDTVQPLDGQGVPLSFRLAPWDVELAFRPLDFIQVNAKLNEKMIAHALDLLEPGEDERVLDLFCGLGNFTLPLARRVREVVGVEGDAGLVARARANAERNGLANAQFHSADLTQDQRHTAWMRQGFDKLLLDPPRSGAIEVLQQLPLKQFKRIVYVSCHPGSLARDAGYLVNEQGFTLVSAGAMDMFPHTAHVESIAVFEKR; encoded by the coding sequence GTGGCCCGATCCCGCTCCCGCATCGACCGTACTCCTTTCCAGACCGAGATCCTCGACCTCAGCCATGACGGTCGCGGCGTCGCCCGCCGTGAGGGCGAAGGCGGCAAGGTCACCTTCATCAGCGGCGCCCTGCCGGGCGAAGTGGTGATGGCGGAGCAGACCGCCCGCAGCCGCCACTTCGACGAGGCCCGCACCCTCGAGGTGCTGCAGGCCTCGCCGCAGCGGGTGACCCCGAAGTGCCCGCATTTCGGCACCTGTGCCGGCTGCGTGCTGCAGCACCTGGAGGAAGGCCAGCAGATCGTCGCCAAGCAGCGCGTGCTGATGGACAACCTGGGACGGATCGGCCACGTGACGCCGGGAACCGTGCTGCCGCCGCTGGTCGGCGACAGCTGGGGCTACCGCCGCAAGGGCCGGTTCTCGGTGCGCCGGGTCGAGAAGAAGGACAAGACCCTGGTGGGCTTCCGTGAACAGGACCCGCGTTTCGTCGCCGACCTCAGCCAGTGCCTGACCGTGATCCCGGAAATCGGCACCAAGGTCGAGGCGCTGTCGACCTTCATCGAATCCCTGGATGGCAAGCGCGACATTCCGCAGATCGAGTTCATCGCCGGTGACCAGGCGGTGGTGCTGACCGTGCGCCACCTGCAGCCGCTCAGCGACGCCGACCGTGCCGCCTGGGCTGCCTTCGGCCAGCAGCACGGCTTCGTCATCTACCTGCAGTCCGGTGGCGTGGACACCGTGCAGCCGCTGGACGGGCAGGGTGTGCCGCTGTCGTTCCGGCTGGCGCCGTGGGATGTGGAACTGGCGTTCCGTCCGCTGGATTTCATCCAGGTCAACGCCAAGCTCAACGAGAAGATGATCGCCCATGCGCTCGACCTGCTGGAACCGGGCGAGGACGAGCGTGTGCTCGACCTGTTCTGCGGGCTGGGCAATTTCACCCTGCCGCTGGCGCGCCGCGTGCGTGAAGTGGTGGGCGTGGAGGGCGATGCCGGGCTGGTGGCGCGTGCGCGCGCGAACGCCGAGCGCAATGGCCTGGCCAATGCGCAGTTCCACAGTGCCGACCTGACCCAGGACCAGCGCCATACCGCATGGATGCGCCAGGGCTTCGACAAGCTGCTGCTGGACCCGCCGCGGTCGGGCGCGATCGAAGTGCTGCAGCAGCTGCCGTTGAAGCAGTTCAAGCGGATCGTCTACGTCAGCTGCCACCCGGGCTCGCTGGCCCGCGACGCCGGCTACCTGGTCAACGAGCAGGGCTTCACCCTGGTCAGCGCCGGTGCGATGGACATGTTCCCGCACACCGCGCACGTGGAAAGCATCGCGGTCTTCGAGAAGCGCTGA
- a CDS encoding DsbA family oxidoreductase, which yields MKIDIYSDVVCPWCWIGKHRFQQGVQLLGADAPELDIHWQPFQLDPDADATPVPLREAYARKFGGAERTAQILDQTQTTARAEGLPMDFSQGQVRVTTLPAHRLLWLAGQHGVQDAVGEALFRAHFAHGRNLADPAVLVEAGAAGGLAADEIQQMLASDLGLAEVEARLAHAHAVGISSVPTFVIDDRWAISGAQPPEAFAQALRQIAAEQGAASGGESGGEGDACGADGCRV from the coding sequence ATGAAGATCGATATCTACTCCGACGTGGTCTGCCCCTGGTGCTGGATCGGCAAGCATCGTTTCCAGCAGGGCGTGCAGTTGCTGGGCGCCGACGCGCCTGAACTCGACATCCACTGGCAGCCGTTCCAGCTCGACCCGGATGCGGATGCGACCCCGGTGCCGCTGCGCGAGGCGTATGCGCGCAAGTTCGGTGGCGCCGAGCGCACCGCGCAGATCCTCGACCAGACCCAGACCACCGCACGGGCCGAGGGCCTGCCGATGGATTTCAGCCAGGGCCAGGTGCGGGTGACCACGCTGCCGGCACACCGGCTGCTGTGGCTGGCCGGCCAGCACGGCGTCCAGGATGCCGTCGGCGAAGCCCTGTTCCGCGCCCATTTCGCGCACGGCCGCAACCTGGCCGACCCGGCCGTGCTGGTGGAGGCCGGCGCTGCCGGTGGCCTGGCTGCCGATGAGATCCAGCAGATGCTGGCCTCCGACCTTGGCCTGGCCGAGGTCGAGGCACGGCTGGCGCATGCCCATGCGGTGGGCATTTCCTCGGTCCCCACCTTCGTCATCGACGACCGCTGGGCCATTTCCGGCGCGCAGCCGCCAGAAGCGTTCGCCCAGGCCCTGCGCCAGATCGCAGCAGAGCAGGGCGCGGCGAGCGGCGGCGAGAGCGGCGGCGAGGGCGACGCCTGCGGGGCTGACGGTTGCCGCGTGTGA
- a CDS encoding hybrid sensor histidine kinase/response regulator: protein MQMTPRAGRPRFLLVEDDIISRGFFKAALETLPADVDTADSLASALARAEPGAHDLWLIDVNLPDGNGAQLLHQLRRSHPDTPALAHTADGDASIHARLREAGFSDTLVKPLGRDQLLKAVRRALVNSPAGPTPPPPAAVELAVEDWDETAALAALNGQRNHLIALRELFLAELPGVRDAVEQAVHQHDERQLRSQLHRLQASCGFVGAARLGRAVRQLHHAPESGLAQDGFRAAVAALLH, encoded by the coding sequence ATGCAGATGACCCCGCGGGCCGGCCGGCCCCGTTTCCTGCTTGTCGAGGACGACATCATCAGCCGTGGTTTTTTCAAAGCCGCGCTGGAAACGTTACCAGCCGATGTGGACACCGCTGACTCACTGGCCAGCGCCCTGGCCCGCGCCGAGCCCGGCGCCCACGATCTGTGGCTGATCGACGTCAACCTGCCCGATGGCAACGGCGCCCAGCTGCTGCATCAGCTGCGCCGTTCGCACCCGGACACGCCGGCACTGGCACACACCGCCGATGGCGATGCCTCCATTCATGCGCGCCTGCGCGAGGCCGGCTTCAGCGACACGCTGGTCAAGCCGCTGGGCCGTGACCAGCTGTTGAAGGCGGTCCGCCGTGCCCTGGTCAACAGTCCTGCCGGCCCGACCCCGCCCCCGCCGGCGGCGGTGGAACTGGCGGTGGAGGACTGGGACGAAACCGCGGCACTGGCCGCGCTCAATGGCCAGCGCAACCACCTGATCGCCCTGCGCGAGCTGTTCCTGGCCGAGCTGCCAGGCGTACGCGATGCGGTCGAGCAGGCCGTGCACCAGCATGACGAACGCCAGCTGCGCAGCCAGCTGCACCGGCTGCAGGCCAGCTGCGGTTTCGTCGGTGCGGCACGGCTGGGTCGTGCGGTGCGCCAGCTGCATCATGCGCCCGAGTCCGGGCTGGCCCAGGACGGGTTCCGCGCCGCGGTGGCTGCCCTGCTGCATTGA
- a CDS encoding CYTH domain-containing protein, which produces MGIEIERKFLVTSEAWRTAAHRVIPMAQGYINDIGALDRGTQNASVRVRIEGETAALNLKSRTIGHTRQEFDYPIPVQDARALLALCVGGLIDKRRHLVEHAGLVWEVDEFLGDNAGLVVAEVELAHADQAIRLPDWVGDEVTDDARYYNVALANRPYSQW; this is translated from the coding sequence ATGGGCATCGAAATCGAACGCAAATTCCTCGTCACCAGCGAGGCCTGGCGCACCGCTGCGCATCGGGTGATCCCGATGGCGCAGGGCTACATCAACGACATCGGCGCGCTCGACCGTGGCACCCAGAACGCCTCGGTGCGGGTGCGCATCGAAGGCGAAACGGCCGCGCTGAACCTGAAGTCGCGCACGATCGGGCACACCCGCCAGGAATTCGATTACCCGATTCCCGTACAGGACGCGCGGGCGCTGCTGGCGCTGTGCGTGGGCGGGCTGATCGACAAGCGCCGGCACCTGGTCGAGCACGCCGGGCTGGTCTGGGAAGTGGACGAATTCCTTGGCGACAACGCCGGCCTGGTGGTCGCCGAGGTCGAGCTGGCGCACGCCGACCAGGCCATCCGCCTGCCGGACTGGGTCGGCGACGAGGTCACCGACGACGCGCGCTACTACAACGTGGCACTGGCCAATCGCCCCTATTCACAGTGGTGA
- a CDS encoding hypoxanthine-guanine phosphoribosyltransferase translates to MPNLTISQALAQADLLVDRPTIDKAIAGIADAIARDYQGEVPLFLSIMHGALPFAGQLALELGTRGQDVQFDYLHATRYRGETTGGDLVWKHKPATALFGRRVLLVDDILDEGYTLQGVRTWCLEQGATDVRIAALTVKKHDRALPDVSADYAGIELPDRYVFGFGMDVNETLRCVPAIYAMKE, encoded by the coding sequence ATGCCGAACCTCACCATTTCCCAGGCCCTGGCCCAGGCTGACCTGCTGGTCGACCGTCCCACCATCGACAAGGCCATCGCCGGTATCGCCGACGCCATCGCGCGCGATTACCAGGGCGAGGTGCCGCTGTTCCTGTCGATCATGCATGGCGCGCTGCCGTTCGCCGGCCAGCTGGCGCTGGAACTGGGCACGCGCGGCCAGGACGTGCAGTTCGATTACCTGCATGCCACCCGCTACCGTGGCGAGACCACCGGCGGCGACCTGGTATGGAAGCACAAGCCGGCCACCGCGCTGTTCGGCCGCCGCGTGCTGCTGGTCGATGACATCCTCGACGAGGGCTATACGCTGCAGGGCGTGCGCACCTGGTGCCTGGAGCAGGGCGCCACCGACGTGCGCATCGCGGCGCTGACGGTGAAGAAGCACGACCGCGCGCTGCCGGACGTCAGCGCCGACTACGCCGGCATCGAACTGCCCGACCGCTACGTGTTCGGCTTCGGCATGGACGTCAACGAGACCCTGCGCTGCGTGCCGGCCATCTACGCGATGAAGGAGTAA